The genomic stretch AACGGTACAAAAGTAGCTTTTCAGAAGCTAAATAATAGTTGTTCAAGGTTAGCGGATGGTGGTGCTCCTTGTGCTTTGGCTTATGTAGATGTAAATAAAAAATCTGTGGGGGATGAAAAAGCCAAATTTATGATGGTAATTTATCGCGACAGGGCTGCCAGCGAATATGAACTTTGTCAGGGATATGATTCTAATGGGCAAAAATTTATTACACTTGAATGTCCGCAGGATAAACCTAACGGTACATCAACAAGAATAGACACATGTTCTTTGGGAGTTGTAGCAATTGGCGAACCTGAGGGTACATGTTGTCCTTCCGACCAAACTCCTGACGGAGGCATTTGTGTTTGTAAAAATTCTGATATGGAAAGCGTAGGTGGAATTTGTGTTTGTAAAGATCACAAGGTAAACATAAATGGTGCTTGTATTTGCGAAGGTAAAGAAGAGGCTTGCCCGGAAGGTAGTAACAAAATAGGCAAACTTATATATGATGGAGTTTGTAAATCTGAAGGGAAGTCATTTGAATTAAGAAAAAATACTTGCAAATGTCCTGATTCACTGCCAAATGAATCTTTAGAAAACGTTTGTTATGCTGCTTGCAGTGGAGATAAAATATGGGATGCTGCAAGTGCTGCTTGTAAATGTCCTGCCAATCTGCCTGATTTAGCCAACGGAAAATGCACATGTTCTGATATGGTTGAGGACTGTCCTGGACTTAAAGTCGGAAATATTACTTATAGCGCAATATGTTCGGCTACAGGTAAAGTTAAAGATAAAGTTAAAACAAACACTTGCGCATGTCCAACTACAGGCGTTAATTCCAAAGCCGGATGTAACGGAATATTTAACAGCAGTACTTGTACATGTGAGGCATGTACTCCGCCAAAAGTTCCCAATGCAGCCAAGACAGCGTGCGTATGTCCCGCCAATCTGCCTAATTTAGTTAACGGCGTATGCACATGTCCTGATATGGTTGAAAGCTGTCCTGTACCTAAAGTCGGAAATATTACTTATAGCGCAATATGTTCGGCTACAGGTAAAGTTAAAGATAAAGTTAAAACAAACACTTGCGCATGTCCAACTACAGGCGTTAATTCCAAAGCCGGATGTAACGGAATANNNNNNNNNNNNNNNNNNNNNNNNNNNNNNNNNNNNNNNNNNNNNNNNNNNNNNNNNNNNNNNNNNNNNNNNNNNNNNNNNNNNNNNNNNNNNNNNNNNNTTTAACAGCAGTACTTGTACATGTGAGGCATGTACTCCGCCAAAAGTTCACAATGAAGAGAAAACGGAATGCGTATGCCCTGCAAACAGCTGTGCAACAGACGGGAGTCAAACCACTAACTCTGACTGCAGCTGTTCAGCTTTTTGCGGTATTAATGAGGTTTGGGATTCACAGCAGCAAGCTTGCGTATCCACAAAATGCACAGATGACATGATTAAATTATATAACGCGGGTGATTTGGCAAAAATCGGCAGAGATGCTAAATATCCTTTAAGCGGAAGGTATTGTTTGATGAATAATATTGACCTTAAAACAGACCAGACTTTGCCCGCTACTCATAAAACCGCAGAAGGTTGGATACCGATAGGTATTTTTTCTGGAGTATTTGAAGGTAATGACAAAATAATATCAAATCTAAGGATTAATCGTCCCACTGGTATCCAAGGTTTATCCCAAGGTTTATTCTCTAGTATGTCAAGTGGTTCCAATATTAATAACCTTGGAGTTACCAATATTGATATTTATGCACTCGACGCAGGCGGGTTGGTATCATTTAATAGTGGAACCATAACAAATTGTTACGTTACAGGAAGTGTAAGAGCAGGTTTGTTAGTTTTTTATTCTGCGGGCGGATTGGTTGCTTGTAATAGTGGAGCAATCACCAACAGCTATGCAGCAGTTAATGTAGGAGGACCGATTTCTCCTGGTGGATTAGTCGGAAGAA from Candidatus Gastranaerophilales bacterium encodes the following:
- a CDS encoding type II secretion system protein; translated protein: MHSRKPAFTLSEVLISMVLIGILVVVMLSITNFSDKDEKILIGKKQQAESLIVSVSKALASGDTTGLALTALTQSDDSLRDGFAPKLNTKNAQAFVDDFSDYNTPEEFLKPEILPAVELVNGTKVAFQKLNNSCSRLADGGAPCALAYVDVNKKSVGDEKAKFMMVIYRDRAASEYELCQGYDSNGQKFITLECPQDKPNGTSTRIDTCSLGVVAIGEPEGTCCPSDQTPDGGICVCKNSDMESVGGICVCKDHKVNINGACICEGKEEACPEGSNKIGKLIYDGVCKSEGKSFELRKNTCKCPDSLPNESLENVCYAACSGDKIWDAASAACKCPANLPDLANGKCTCSDMVEDCPGLKVGNITYSAICSATGKVKDKVKTNTCACPTTGVNSKAGCNGIFNSSTCTCEACTPPKVPNAAKTACVCPANLPNLVNGVCTCPDMVESCPVPKVGNITYSAICSATGKVKDKVKTNTCACPTTGVNSKAGCNGI
- a CDS encoding GLUG motif-containing protein; translation: FNSSTCTCEACTPPKVHNEEKTECVCPANSCATDGSQTTNSDCSCSAFCGINEVWDSQQQACVSTKCTDDMIKLYNAGDLAKIGRDAKYPLSGRYCLMNNIDLKTDQTLPATHKTAEGWIPIGIFSGVFEGNDKIISNLRINRPTGIQGLSQGLFSSMSSGSNINNLGVTNIDIYALDAGGLVSFNSGTITNCYVTGSVRAGLLVFYSAGGLVACNSGAITNSYAAVNVGGPISPGGLVGRNDNGTITNSYATGSVDIANSYSGNTVLSVCSWGGGLVGLNSDGTITNSYATAKVSRGDKCHGLGGLVGWNYGGTITNSYWDKQTSGQATSDGGKGKNTADMKTPATFSGWDTTIWSLVQGQYPKLKGVGGQ